tcTTTATCCTATATAGTCTTATCCTTTTTTCATGTACACTAAACATTCTAaggtcattatatatatatatatatatataatttttttttttttttttgccacctcACAGGCCGAGAAACTCATGCGGCAGATTGGAGTGCAGAATGTGAAGCTTTCTGAATATGAGATGAGCATCGCAGCTCATCTTGTGGATCCTCTAACTATGCAGGCGAGGAATTCTAGCACCATCTGACTTTATTTACCAGTCTTTAATTGTCTAGTCTACTTGTATATTTCAATTGATTATGCAAGTTACACCAATCATTTATGTGTGTCCACAGATTACATGGTATGACATTGCAGGCCTGGATGAAGTCATAACTGAACTGAAAGACACCGTTATACTTCCGATCCAGAAGAGACATCTGTTTGTAGGATCCAGGCTTCTTCAGCCACCCAAAGGTAGGCACTAGGAGCAAAATATTTCCATAAAGTGCTTCTAAACTGAACCCCGCACATTATTCTGAGGTGGTCTGCGTGTCCTCTTCTCAGGTGTGTTGCTGTATGGGCCTCCAGGCTGTGGGAAAACGCTTATAGCCAAAGCTACGGCCAAAGAGGCTGGATTCCGCTTCATTAACCTGCAGCCTTCCACTCTCACTGATAAATGGTACGGAGAATCCCAGAAACTAGCTGCTGCTGTCTTTTCGCTGGCCATCAAGCTACAGCCCTCTATTATCTTCATCGATGAGATCGGTaaatgcatatttacatttttatgtgtcCCTCATACACCTCTTAATATATACATACCAGTAGTTATTCATTTCACCCTTTGTTTTCAAAGGTAGATCAGTTCAGGTTCATTGCAAGTTATGGATCACTGGAAATCAAAATTTTGAATCTGAATTGGTTCATTTTGCTCCTTTACAGTCACataatatggaaataaaatgcTGGATATTTGTCATTAGACAAGCCATTTTCATACCTGAAATGGTTAACCCTGGGTCATTCAAGTCTCACACAGCCCGTAATTTACCGCGGCGTTCACTATTAACCTTGGGCAGTCATAAGATGACATTTCAAACTGTACATTCCTAAACCCCGGGATAAcgttcttatttgcatattttggtGTCAGTGTTATTGATTAGATGAATACAGCACACTAGGTGTTTACATAATGGCTCTAGCTTTGTGCATCCTTATATTATATATTGCCCGATAGTACTATCAAGTTTTCCAGAATAGCTTTTCGGGCTATAAGAGAATGAAAGAAAGGTCTCTTCTTTAATctaatgtgtttctgtgtgtctgtgtttgtgtttctgagacTGTCCAAAGCATGTGCAAATGAAGTATGCGATTGGCTGTCGGTTGCTTAGGGTCTAGCTGTGGCATTCTAACACCACATTTTAATTCTTACTGTACAAATTTGGCACTGTCATTTAGGAGCAGGGTTTCATTACCTCAAGTAAAAAGCTGTGCTTATCCCACTCATAAATTACTAGTGTGACACCTACCATTACTTAAAAGCAGGGTTTAGAACAGTGATACTCCAGGGTTAAGTGCAGTGTGAAAAGCCTTCTTTCAAAGTAATTTCTAATCAACTTCATGTCTTAAGATTCCTTTTTGAGGAGTCGCTCAAGTTCAGATCATGAGGCCACCGCTATGATGAAGGCTCAGTTCATGAGCTTATGGGACGGACTGGATACTGACTACAACTGCCAGGTACAATTCAgtatctttttcctttttttcttgtttgatcAGTTATTTAATGTGCAAATTAGTCTCCTTTTCTGATTTGTTGTGATTTGATTTCTGCACAAAGGTCATAATAATGGGAGCCACCAATCGGCCACAAGATCTTGATTCTGCAATACTCCGAAGGATGCCCACAAGATTCCACATCAATCAGCCTGTAAGTCCCTTAAAGTTAGTtcaaaatattatgtttaaatgaatttttttcagtttactaTTGAATCATTAAACTCTGTAGTGCTTTTGATAACTGATTAATTTGTCGTTTATTTAGAATGTCAAGCAGAGGAGAGACATATTGAAACTGATCCTCAAGAATGAGAATGTAAGTATTTTATTAATCGAACTGTATGGTTTTGGAAAGTTGAGAGTGCTGAAAGGATCGGTTTGTCTTGTCTGAAGGTTGAGTCTGCTGTGGACTTTGGTGAAATTGCAAAACAGACCGATGGGTTCTCAGGAAGTGACCTCAGAGAGATGTGCCGAGATGCTGCTCTGCTTTGTGTGCGTGACTTTGTGCACCAGGAAAGGTAAACTCTTAACAAAGGGCTTCAGAGTCAGCACAGAACGTATCAGGCTCTTTTTAAATCTttatcttaaagctgcagtctgtaacttttgacgctctagcggttaataaacagaactgcttgcatcttgcggaagaacattgtagcccgaactacttctctctgtttatgtctatgaagaatcacaaaggtactgggttactccgccgcggtaccccgaagcaatctaaaatagtccgaatataaacacttattataggtgtaccctagtgattcaggacaggctaaaaacacggtttggaaaatggattcatggtgtactcgcttattatatacatttttctacattttgagcacaaacaaagttacgggccgcaactctgattggttgtttcttaacgggagcgatgtattttctgcaaatggcaataggaccactgggaggagccagaggagcttgattttttttcccagattatctgtctcatattctactgtcaggacataatgacaggtttaacaaatatgtaaaaatatatatttttacaaaagttacctactgcagctttaagtttaCACCTCTGTTCTTCAATTTACATAACATCTAGCATAAACAGTTTAAATTTGAATCATTTTGTAGCTGATCTGAGGTGCTTTCTTGCTAATTCTCCTCCAACCCATTACAGTCCAGATGAAGACTTCATCCGTCCCATCAGGCAGGAAGACTTGCAGAGGGCAATTGGGAAGATGAGGAAGTCCAAATCTGCAGGAGTGCAAGATGCGTTTATGCATGTACCACTGGACTGAAATGTGATTCTGCTGTTTTAAAAGAACAAGAAACTAGATTTGGtctattttttcttatttgtggCATATCGTCATGTTTTGCAAGAGGGAAAAACTCAGGATTTATAAAAGGTGGaatgggtttttattttatttatgttttgcgcTGTAATTTCCATACTGTATTTGCAACTCAATCAATGagccttattaaaaaaaataatcattctaATTACATGTGTGCAACCATTCTTAAGTAAATTGTCTCTTCAGTGGGACAGTTTACAAAAGAATGGAACAGtttacataaaattaattttGCTTGTGTTTCAAGAATAAGGCCTATTGTGTTTGTCTTCATAGCTTTGGTTTGTGTGGTTTTGCTTGTTCTGTAAAACCCTGTGAGAGGTTCGTGAAGATGGGGAAACAGTGTAGTTACTATTTCCAGGTACGTACTTTCCCCTGCAATAATACTTTTTTACAATATGTAACAATTCAGCTGATTTGTGAGCACAAAAACATCAAGACGATTTCTAACTCAGAACAGCTTGTTTCCCCAGCGAGTGAAGGATTTGATTGAGGTGCATTTATGGATTTATAagccatttatatttaataaaatgtttaagcgTTTAATTTAACCCAGAGTAGAGGTTATGTGGTGACCTGTTGTAtagatatttatttgtaaaacattaaatatgctCACACAGAATATTTGGGGCCAGTGCAAGAATCTTTCAGTTACTAAGTTTCCTAGTTTACAATAGTACACTGATATCTTCAGTCTAAATGTGCTTCGATTAAAGCAAAAAGCCCCATGAAGCCGTGGTACATTGAATTTAGAACAGCTACGGGTCATGGTTTGGCACAACACGAAGTGTtattaaattcactgtaaaccatggcttcttgGGGGGttactgcttttataaaatggttattccatatatgtagtaagatttcacagaataaaacagcaaataaagtaatgatataaataaaaatagtattctTCCagcaaacaatgtagttcctcagaatcagttgtggttccaacaaagtgattgctgagcaacacacagaagtaaacaaaggtgtatgtttgtagtgTCATTTACAACAACTTCGAATGTGGCTCAACCAGTCCGAAGCAAGGACCGGAACTATCCGTTTAACAAGTCAGAATATACAGTTTACACTGTTGAAAAATAGGACTGCAATGGTTTGTCTTAATGAAGTTTATTGGAATGATTGCCCAATGCACATTACATCAAATATTGTAAGaaattgcaaaatgtaaatcTCACAAGTTTGTACAAAAAGTATTAAAGAAGTAAATAAATTTCCTGTAAGATAATAAATATGTTTAGGTTGGTCCGTTAAGAAAATGGAAAGACAATAAATATACTCTTGTTCCTTCACATTGGATTGCTCAAGAGTTTCATGTTTATGCATTTAGCGCAAATCTTTCACATTCATACATCGCTCTTTACAGTAACTCGTTCATTTGGGAATGTAAAAATAATCCACATTTACATTAAGGCACATGGAAGCACACTGCAAGACAATATTGTGTTAAAGTCAAATACATCCGAGTGTGGTTATACTCTGCTGCCAGAACTGAACATTTTATAATTCTTATAAGGAATGTTATAGAATGAATCTGTCTCTTCAATGAGTACACTTCAATGATGGTCTCCACTGGTGGAAATACTGCCAAGACAAACACTTATCCAAATAAAGCTCCAGCTGAGGTAGGTGAAATATTGGTCCTATTACGGTCAGGCATACTTCGAACTTCTTGATCAGACTGTAAGTCTATAAAACACCTGATACAGCAGTGGCTGTGTAGTTTGATCCATGTACAAGGGGATTTCAGGGaacaaaatatactgtattttaaagtaatttgCAGGGCATAAATATAGATAGCATCTATCTAGGAATGTGTTATAGAAATGAGTCTAACAAAGATTTAGAATTGTTTTCCAAAAATGTTACTATATTGTAGGACAAGAATACGTAATGCATCTTTCTATGAATCTATTTCTATCAGTTCTAATGATATAGATTAAATGGAGCTTAACTGTATGTCTGCATATAGTCCAGTGACTTGTGTTCACTGGTCCTTCTGCAGAGAACTGTAATACTCAGCTAGGACTTTCCAAGCTTTGGGGGCCATGAAACCATCGGGGGGGTTCTCCCCGCTGCGGGCAAGGCTCCGCATTTTGGTTCCCGAGATGAACTCGAATTCACCATGTCTGAAAAACAGAAATGCAGCTGACTTCAGTTTCGGTAACAGTTCCTGGTCACGCAGATGTGAGCTGTGATCAATTCTTGTCAAGATGAGCAAAATATTGTATATACAAAATATCAATAGTGTCGTGATCTGCATGAACAATAATGCATAAATGagattcaaaatgaataaaaaaacggACAGAGAGAAACATTATTAGGCATTATTCGGtgctaataatttaattaaatgttacaaattatttaattatcaatacatttagagttaaaAGATGCAATGCTTAAGCTATCTTGATTctacatgaatatatttttatgttagggGTTAAACgggtataatataaatatttcagtgcAGTCTTCAGAGCTGATATGAAATATTTACACACCTTTCCGTGTCATAGAAATCCATGGCCTTCTTAACTTTGTTGTATGCAGCAACTCTGAAGGGAATAATCTCTAGAGAGGTGAGGCCTGGCGCCATGGTCAGCACTTTTCCACCGTGTGTGGGCTCATACAGGTCCCCCTTTGTCTCCGGGTGAGGCATACCTGCTGGATCTCGTCCTACAATGTAAAAGTTGGCCCCAGCAATCATCCTGGCCCGACAATGCCACTGTACCTATAAGGAAATAAGATTTTGTCCAATTAAGAATTGTTTTGACttcattatttgaaaaaaaaaaaaaaaaaaaaagtctaaaatggTTGCAGAAACTAATTTCTTTTggttttctgtttattaaactgcctctttttttctttctttctcagagTAACATGTTCGACAAGGGTCTGACCTCTGTAGGCCCAGCATACATCATAGGTGAGGGGAAAATGGCCACAATGGTGTTCTCTGGATCCAGCACGCCTTCGTCCAGGACAGCAGCATGCTGTTTCATGCGCCAGTTCAGCGGTACATCATCCTCTTTGGTCCAGCCACCCAGAGGGTGCAGCAGCAGCACAGGCTTTTTGTAGCCTCGCTCCAGCAGACGCCGCTTAGTGTCCTGCATCAGGAGCGCATGGCCGTTGTGCACAGGGTTACGCAACTGGAATGCAAAAATGGCATCTGCAAGGAAAAGACACAATTGCCGAGGTTTTTGTCACACTAGCAGTAAGTTCTTACGGGAATGACCTGGTTTGCAAAAAtgtgtaggtttaggggtggtgTTAAATTTGCTACAGCATCATGTTCCATCATAATAAgaatattatttatcatttttttcatattaaattaCTATGCATTTCACTTTTACCTGCTCTCATCTCTTTAAATTTCTGTCGTAGCTCCCGTGGAGTGAGACGGTATTGGTCAAGACCATCATTCCACCTAATTCTCTCAAACACCTCCAGATCTCCACCAGCCAGCCAATCTCCACTCTCCATTACCATCTGTATGAAGAATAAAAGGTGGCATTTCATGGCTGACTGTATTAGCAAGTATAACATACAGCTACTGAATTtttcggactgtaagtcgcacctgagtataagtcgcaccagtccaaaaatacgtcatgatgaggaaaaaaacatataagtcgcactggactgtaagtcgcatttatttagaaacaagagaaaacaataCCGTCTAcatccacgagagggcgctctatgtcttcagtgtagactacaggagaactgagtaGTATAGAGCGCCATCTCGCGGCTgcagatggtaatgttttctattggttcatttctcttggttcatttttctcagttcatgtcaaattaatttttgataaataagtcgcacctgactataagtcgcaggaccagccaaactatgaaaaaaagtgtgacttatagtccggaaaatacggtattataAAAGCAGTGACAGTCTTCTCACTTTGATGTATGGATGTTGGGGGCACGTTGTCCCCCACTGCCTGGCACATCTCTCTTCTTTACGATGTTCATAAAATTCGGGGTTGCGCATGATTGCCACCTTTTGACCTTTGAACTCCAGGGCAAAAGCAGCACAACCGTCCAGCCTCTTTTTGTCATCCTTGGAAACGGGCAGCACAATGGGAACAGACATGTTGATGACCCCCCctaaacataaaatatgattaattattagggtttttattactaatattattgcATGTTATGTTTGATATTATTACATTCATTCAACCTACTAACTGGAAACATATACATGAAAGTTACTGATTATAATATAACTACTTgttacagtgttattattaaattcatatttaataatatatacactaccattcaaaagtttagaattggtacgatttttttatgtttttgaaagcagtttCTTATACTTatgaagcctgcatttatttgatcaaaaatacaataaaaaaaactgtaatattgtgaattattacaacaattcaaaataactatttagatatattataaaatatttataatatagttaCACATAAATGATCAATGTTGGTAATGCTGATAAATCTGGATGGTAAATCTGaattttcttcagaaatcattcttaaatgctgatttgatgttcACTAAACAGTCCTTATTATCATCAAcattgaaaacagtcgtgctgcttaatatttttacgatcaggattctttgatgaatggaacagagtttatttggaataaaaatattttgatcacTTTGATGAATCCTCAGAATAAATTGGATAAATAATTGAAAcagataataatttaaaattttatttttaaagctcaGAATATTCATCATTTACACAAAACAGAACATGttaacaaatgtaatatttgataCTATTAAcccttattattattctttacttTGTTAAATTACATGtagaaactatatttaaaaaaatgtcctgtGAAAAACGACACATTTTGGAGGGTGATGTCTCTGTCAGTGGGCCTAGcagtttagaaatgtttttaccATCAAGCAAAGTTCCAAAGTGCAAGACTTGCAGGAATTCCCTCTCCCTCATGAATCCCCTCAGTGGAGTCGCCCAGCCCTCCGCTAGAACCTGTACCCACTGCAAATCCAGCTACAGGAccagagagaaacacacaaacagaactTCAGTTTTATTTCATGACAGGAGCGATAGTTTGCCACACAATAACAACAGGAGCGCATGGCCATTGTGCACAGGATAACACAACTGGATTGCAAAAATTGCATCTGCAGGGAAACAAGTTTTGTCACACTAGCAGGGACTTTTTAGGGGTTGTGTTAAATTTGCTACAGCATCATTATAGCGTGTTCCATCAAAATAAGTTTGCcataaaataacagcatttaaaataaaataaataaatttgatataTTTCCATGCCCAAACACTAGGTTACAGTCAAAATCTTTCAGTTAACTGAACTGTGATGAAAAGCCTGTGGTGTAACTTTCACGCACAGGGTATGTGTGAGTTTGTGAAGGGTTGCATTACCTCTGTGATGGTTACAGTGGGGAGTATGTTGGCGTCACTCAGCACCAGGTCCAGCTTGTTTTCAGGAACAAAGAGCTCATTCACTTCTTCTGTCACACCAGTGGGCACAATATCCTGTAATAACGAATCATCTGGTCAGTGATTTTACAACATCTCTCAACTGAAAACTGACGGTCTGTGTGCTGCTGGCACAAAGAAAGGGACAACTGGCCAAACGCAAGGATCCATTTGATGACCAGAAATGAAAGAACGACCCACCTGTTCCTTCAAGAGATCCACCAGCTGCTGAATGCAGTCATTGACAGTGAGCTCTCCCGTCTTCAACACGAGCTCAGGGGCTTCAGGCTTCTCATAGTCCGAGTCTATTCCCGTAAAAGctacatggtaaaaaaaaaaaaaaaaaaaagtattgcattcGTGTAAAGACATGATTGGCAAATAACATTATTCTCTGCATTCTTATATCCAAAATAAGTAATATGTTAAATGCTTTTAATGGTATCTATTATCTTCAATACATAATAAACATGATGGGACATCTATAAGCAATGCATTTATAGATGTATTTTCCCAAAAAATACCTTTAATCTCTCCAGCACGGGCCTTTTTATAAAGTCCTTTGACATCTCTGCTCTCACACACCTCCAGTGGGGCATTTACAAACACCTCGAAGAATGGCAGACCCGCACTCTCATGGATCTTCCTGGCCTCATTTCGATCCTGTTGTGAACACATGTAAAATCATCCTCTTGATCCATCCCGATTTAGGAATTGTTGGAAAAAATCATGTAATATAGGAACCTCTGATGTCATCAAATATCACGCCACCTTTGTAAACGGAGAAATGAAGCTGGTGATGCAAACCAGTCCGGCATCGGCGAACAGTTTGGCCACCTCAGCAATACGTCTAATGTTCTCTTCTCTGTCGGTGGCCGTGAAGCCCAAGTTCTTATTTAGGCCATGTCGAATATTGTCACCATCAAGTGAGTAGCAAGGAATGGCATGAGAAACTAGATATTCCTCTAAAGCAAATCCAATTGTAGTCTTTCCAGCACCAGACAGCCCTGTAGAAGAAAAGAAACACTGCACTAAACTACTCTAGattcacttttattgtatggaaaaatgGTTTATGTGAATGGCGAGTCTGTATGGAGACTGTCATTGTGCCTAACATCTCATCTGAACATTTCACAGAAAAAACGAAGTCATCAGGTCTGAACATGAGGGGGAATAACTGATGACCAAATTTTCATCTAAGAGAGAACTTTCTTTATTAGTTTGTTCGATCTAAATTTCTTCTGAAACTTTTACAGGAGAAATTCCCACCCGTCAGCCAGACAGTACATCCCCGAAATCCACCTCTGGTCCCAACCACCTGGCCACGCTTGCTTCTACTCACATGGTGAGCCTGGTACACAACATTGGTTGCTCTCTGCAGATCCTACGTACAAAACAAAAAGACCATCACAAAAGTGTTTGAATTGGTACCTCTCCCAAATAtgctaattctgtcatcatttactcaacccatGTCAATACAAATCGAAAAGAATATCATTTTTGAGCATACAGCGAAAGTCAACAAACACCAAAACCTGTTtggtttgaaaatatttttttatgttccacagaagtaagaaagtcatacaggtttgaaataacatgagggtaagtaaatgatgacagaatgttaatattaggtgaactgtccctttgatTGCAATATTAGCATACCAGAACAACATTTGACTGAAAAGTAAGAAAGACATCTTTTGAAAGAGcacaaattcactttttttttttttttttatgaacagttTAATTCACACAGTTGGGTTATTGTGGATTATATTCTAGAGTATCTGACTTGGTCTTCAGGACTGAGGAGGGAGCAGCTcctgaaagaaacaaacaaggccatTCATGCAAGCTCATGGAGAgttggccaactggagcagagccatctctctctctctctgcaccaaGGCTCTTCTGGATAAACAAGAAATCCCAGTTTGATGCAAGCAACCCTGGAGTTTGTTAATTCCCACTGGTGCACAGTGTCTCTTTGACTGGGGATATGCAAAATCTGGCTTCATAAGGAACTGATTTGAGTAGTTTTATATGATTATATTGCGAATCACAAGAACACTCTTTATGAATCATGGTGACATGTATGTTATGATTTTAACATAGCTTTTTAAAAATTGTGGCCAAAAATGTCAACTTAAGTCATGAAGACAAGGTGATGAAAAGGATAAACGAATCATAAAATTCTGCCACATCATCACAGATTTACATTTTCATCAGGAGTTTTCCTTCCAAAAACAAACACTTGTGTTGTTTTAAGGGGCTGCCACTCTATGTATCCAGTAGTTCCGTGAGTTAGCCTATATAACTCGAGCAACTCTTACTTTGTGTGAATGTAGCGCCTTTTAAAAtaaacgtttattattattattattaatattattattattactgcattATCTTAAAACAATTAAAGGCATTAGTACTAATACAAAAGATTTCTGCTATGTTTTATAGTCTGTACATTTCGTGGTTCCTATCGATTCCACTTTTAAAAGTTCAGCGAGAAAGAAACAAAAGCAAAGGAAAAAAACCTACCGTTCTTTGCTTTTTAATTCCAGACATGATGTCACAGAACTCGCTGGCCGAGGCTTTCTAACGACGCGTGACCCTTCCGAGACTAACACTGAGTAAAAGTAAAGTGAAGTTAGTGGAAGTCAGGATTGGACACGTAGCACTCAGCGCTCTTCCTGAAATCCTCCCACCATCAGA
This portion of the Carassius gibelio isolate Cgi1373 ecotype wild population from Czech Republic chromosome A12, carGib1.2-hapl.c, whole genome shotgun sequence genome encodes:
- the LOC128025122 gene encoding outer mitochondrial transmembrane helix translocase, which gives rise to MVLKEIPTDNITRPLGRNEVIGLLFRLTIFGAVTYFTIKWMVDAIDPTRKQKLEAQKQAEKLMRQIGVQNVKLSEYEMSIAAHLVDPLTMQITWYDIAGLDEVITELKDTVILPIQKRHLFVGSRLLQPPKGVLLYGPPGCGKTLIAKATAKEAGFRFINLQPSTLTDKWYGESQKLAAAVFSLAIKLQPSIIFIDEIDSFLRSRSSSDHEATAMMKAQFMSLWDGLDTDYNCQVIIMGATNRPQDLDSAILRRMPTRFHINQPNVKQRRDILKLILKNENVESAVDFGEIAKQTDGFSGSDLREMCRDAALLCVRDFVHQESPDEDFIRPIRQEDLQRAIGKMRKSKSAGVQDAFMHVPLD
- the LOC128025111 gene encoding bifunctional 3'-phosphoadenosine 5'-phosphosulfate synthase 2-like isoform X1, with translation MSGIKKQRTDLQRATNVVYQAHHVSRSKRGQVVGTRGGFRGCTVWLTGLSGAGKTTIGFALEEYLVSHAIPCYSLDGDNIRHGLNKNLGFTATDREENIRRIAEVAKLFADAGLVCITSFISPFTKDRNEARKIHESAGLPFFEVFVNAPLEVCESRDVKGLYKKARAGEIKAFTGIDSDYEKPEAPELVLKTGELTVNDCIQQLVDLLKEQDIVPTGVTEEVNELFVPENKLDLVLSDANILPTVTITELDLQWVQVLAEGWATPLRGFMREREFLQVLHFGTLLDGGVINMSVPIVLPVSKDDKKRLDGCAAFALEFKGQKVAIMRNPEFYEHRKEERCARQWGTTCPQHPYIKMVMESGDWLAGGDLEVFERIRWNDGLDQYRLTPRELRQKFKEMRADAIFAFQLRNPVHNGHALLMQDTKRRLLERGYKKPVLLLHPLGGWTKEDDVPLNWRMKQHAAVLDEGVLDPENTIVAIFPSPMMYAGPTEVQWHCRARMIAGANFYIVGRDPAGMPHPETKGDLYEPTHGGKVLTMAPGLTSLEIIPFRVAAYNKVKKAMDFYDTERHGEFEFISGTKMRSLARSGENPPDGFMAPKAWKVLAEYYSSLQKDQ
- the LOC128025111 gene encoding bifunctional 3'-phosphoadenosine 5'-phosphosulfate synthase 2-like isoform X2, which translates into the protein MTSEDRNEARKIHESAGLPFFEVFVNAPLEVCESRDVKGLYKKARAGEIKAFTGIDSDYEKPEAPELVLKTGELTVNDCIQQLVDLLKEQDIVPTGVTEEVNELFVPENKLDLVLSDANILPTVTITELDLQWVQVLAEGWATPLRGFMREREFLQVLHFGTLLDGGVINMSVPIVLPVSKDDKKRLDGCAAFALEFKGQKVAIMRNPEFYEHRKEERCARQWGTTCPQHPYIKMVMESGDWLAGGDLEVFERIRWNDGLDQYRLTPRELRQKFKEMRADAIFAFQLRNPVHNGHALLMQDTKRRLLERGYKKPVLLLHPLGGWTKEDDVPLNWRMKQHAAVLDEGVLDPENTIVAIFPSPMMYAGPTEVQWHCRARMIAGANFYIVGRDPAGMPHPETKGDLYEPTHGGKVLTMAPGLTSLEIIPFRVAAYNKVKKAMDFYDTERHGEFEFISGTKMRSLARSGENPPDGFMAPKAWKVLAEYYSSLQKDQ